Below is a genomic region from Zea mays cultivar B73 chromosome 9, Zm-B73-REFERENCE-NAM-5.0, whole genome shotgun sequence.
CACATCTCTTGGTTTAGAGTGAACAACAGCAGCCCACTCAGTATCAACTGGATCTGGAACATAGTACACTTGAACTGCTTGTGATGCTAAAATGAAAGGCTCGTCAGATAATTTGTCACCTGTATTGAATAAATGCTTAAAGTTCACAGTTGTGATGCCTAACCGATCAATTTTGACCCATTTGTCTTGCACACGGTTGTCAACCCAATCACATTTGAAGAGCACCACATTTCCTTTATGGTGATAGTTTAGTTCAATAATTTCCTTGATAATACCAAAATAGGTTTTCTTTCCTATTATAATGTTATCATTGCTGCCCTTGTCAAAGATTGTTGACTCCGCAACCACAACAACCCCACTATTTTGAATAGGTCTACCCTCATCATATGATGCTGTGTGAAAGTTGAACCCGTTCATGTTATAGCTACTATACTTATTTGCAACCGTCATTGGTGATTTAGCTAAAATTTTAATCTCATCTTGTGCTTCCCCACACATTTCCTGTACCTATGGGATTGAAATGCCACTATTAATGTGTGTGCAAAATAATCTCAAAAGACATTTGGTAAGAATTATCCTTATACTTACATGCAACCTAAACCACTCATGAAAGGATTCATGCTGTAAGCGGTTGATATCTCTTTTATTTCGATGACCAATTGAGGACAAATAGTGAGCATGCTTGCTGCAAAGGTCATCTTATCACTTTAGCATACAAAGAAAAGCGATCATGTGATGACAAGAGATATAGATAACTTACTCCAAGTAAGGGGTTATATTGTCGTAGTTGAACAAAACATATCTATGAGCTTGTAGCCATGTTTTATGGTCTAAATTAACTAAACACTTCCCAGCCAATCCTTGGCCAATGGTATGGAAGAAAGGAGTTGTAGTACAATCTTCGTCATACTCATATCTAACTTGATGGTTCAATTGAGTCTCACCATGTAAATAGCGAGCACAAAATGTAAGACACTCAGTAAACATAGACCATTCCATAATTGATCCCTCACAGTGACTCTTTGTATGAACAGAACCCTTCAATCTCATTAGATACCTATTCACATAAGTAATAGGCATGTTGAAAATGTTACAAAAATATTGTGTAAAAAATATTGTGTACCATGATATCAAAAAATTACCTCTCTATGGGCCACATGCTACGAAAATGGACGGGACCAGCTATCCTTGCTTGGGTAGGAAGATGTACCATCAAGTGTACCATGATATCAAAAAATGAAGGCACGAAAACGgtctcaagaaagctcagggtttCAGCTATATTAGCCTCAAGCTTTTCCATATCGCTTATTCGAATGACAGGTGATGAAAGTTTCTTGAAAAAATTACTTATACGAATCACTCCAGCACTAACTATTTCTGGTAATATTTTCCTCAATGCAAGCGGCAACAAGTCTTGTAGAATAATATGGTTCTCATGACTCTTAAGCCCAAATATCTTTCTCTCATTAACATGTACATTATGACGTATATCGGATGCATAACCCTCAGGAAACTTCACACCTTTAAGTACTTGACAAAATAATTTCCTCTCATCAGGACTCATTGAGTAAGGTGCAGGTGGTAAATaaaattggtcttcaactttaatAGGATGAAGATCACTTCTAATACCTAAAGCTTGAAGGTCCAACCGAGAATTCAAGTTATCCTTTGATTTCCCATCAGTGCCCATGAATGTATTAATTAAGCTTTCGCTCACATTCTTTCCTATGTGCATGAAGTCAAAATTATGTCGCAACATTAAATCTTTCCAATATGGTAGCACGAACCAAATAGATCTCCTTTTGAAAATGACTAATGGTTCCCCTTTCTTGCGTCTCTTGCTTGTTGGTTTCTTCCCGGATGGGTCCTTGCCAAAAATTGGATTAAGATGTTTAGTGCACTCCAATATTTCCTCTCCCGATAGTGGAGTAGGTGCTGCCCTAAACTCAGTACAACCAAATTTGTCAACATCAAATCTAAATGGGTGGTTTTCATCCAAAAATCTGCGATGGTCCATATAGCAAGTCTTGCTACCATTTCCAAGTCTAAGTGAACTCGTGTAGTAATGGCAATCAGGACATGCTGCTTCACCTGATGTGACAGATCCAGATGCATATCCTAGGCCAGGGAAATCTGTAATAGTCCATATTACTGCAGCTCGCAGCTGGAAAAACTCACCCTTTGAAGCATCATAGGTTCTAACTCCATTAACAAACATATATAATAAATCATCTACAAGTGGCTGGTAATAGACATCCATGTCACTACCAGGACTATTTCGGCCAGGAATCAGCAAAGAAAGGATGAAATTTGATTGCTTCATGCACATTGAAGGGGGGAAATTATATGGAATACAAATGCCAGGCCAAACACTATAGCTAACATTCATGCTCCTGAATGGATTAAAGCCATCAGTTGCAAATGCTAGACGAATATTTCGGCTATCTGCTGCAAACTCTGGATGTTTTCTATCAAAGTCTCGCCATAAAGGTGAATCTGCAGGATGCCTTAGCAAACCATCTTTTATCCGGTGTTCATCATGCCATCTTGCTAGACCTGCTACTTTAGGGGTCATGAATGGCCTTTGGAGCATTCTTGTTATTGGAATGTAGCGGAGAACCTTTCTAGGAACCTTGTATATATGTTTCCCATCTAGACTCTTCCTTATTGATTTCCAACGTGAAACCTTACATTTTGGACATGAATTCAATTTTGCATTATCCTTCGAATAAAGAATGCAATCATTTTCACATGAATGAATACTATTGTATCCAATTCCTACAGATTTCACCAATTTCTTAGCTTCATAAAAGCTCTTAGGTAATGTTGAACCCTTAGGGAGTGCATCATTAAGTAGATCTAGTAGCAGGTTCATAGATCTATCAGTCCATCCTCCAAGGAGTTTGATGTGAAGCAATCTAACTAGGAAACGCAGTTGTGTATATTTCTTGCAATTAGGATACAACTCTTTTCTGTTTTCTCCTACCAATTTTTCAATGGCCGCTAGCTCATCACAACACCCAATAATGGAACTGTTGTCCTCAAAATCACCTTTATCATCTAAACCAGCAGCTAAATCTCTAAGCAAACCAGATATGTCATCATCTTCGTTAGGCTCCTCTATAACCTCAGCATCGTCATAGTTCCCATGATTCACGGAAGAGCTAGCTTCTCCATGTAAGTTCCATATCATGTACCCTTTAAGAAACCCATCACATATCAAGTGCTCACGTACTTCACTTGCCTCTTTCCAAAATGAGTTGACACACTTTCTGCAGGGGCATAAAATCTTACTTCCTACTGCTGAATTTCTAAATGCAAAAGCTAAGAAACCATTCACTCCTTGCAAATATGCCTTGCTGTGCCTACAATATTTTTATGTTAAATGACATTTTAACCATGTGTGTCATTCAATTTGTGAAACATGGTTTGTACCTAGCATCATTATCGATCCATGTTTTGTCCATCAACCTTTGTATAGGGGACCAGATAGCTTCCAAAATGAAAAATATCATAAGAAATACAATAATCATATAATTTTATATATCTTTATTTATGTCCATGCATATGATATTCAAATCCACATGTTATGAAAAAGATGAATAGAAAGACAATCATACCGTCACACAAGAGCTTGTGCGGGTTCTTTCACTTTTAGCCTTCTATTGAAATAAGAGGTTGTGCTAGCACTAGATCAAATGTAGATTCAGATGCTGCAGTGTATGAATGGATTAAATTAGATAAGTGCACATAAATGAGATAGTAAGCTACAAAGACATCATGGTGGTTCCAATTATTAGTCAATTTTTTCAGAAACAGAAACTAGTTCAGTCTTATTGATAATAAAAAAATGAAATTGGTTCAGCCTTATTGTTTACACAGAATCTTGTGAATCCTTGATATCTGAAAGCAAGTGCTATTTCATATTACTAGTAGCTTGCTCGTGCCTTGCGCGAGTCTTCGATCGATAGGTTTACAAAAATAGCATCGCTTTAGATATATAGGAACAACAAAATATGCAGTTTCTAATTAAATTGGTTCGATCGATAGGTTGTTCGCTCGCTCCCATATGCAGTTTCTTTACGTCTTCCATTCTAGACAAATGTGCACACTAGCTAATAGTTTCTAATTAAATTGGTTCAGCCTTATTAACAGCTAAAAGTGGACACTAGCTAACAGTTTCTAATTAAATTGGTTCAGACAAATGAAAGCTAACAGTCCTCGTACCCAGAAACTAATGAATGCATTCAAACTCCATAAAACGCAGCAACTCCACCAAGAATTTGATGAATGCATAAAAAATTTGAGAAACAAAAAGACATGTCGCAAGGGCCTCCACTGCTGCCCATCTGCCATTGCGGAAGGCTGTCGAGTGCACACAACATCTTTATATGGTCTGCATCCCCACAcatttccatgaattaaatgtGTCAACATATTTCGTTTGTAAAGCACACAACAAATTTTGTAAAGAAGCACATGGCAGATCTACATGTCCATGGTCTGCGTCTCGCAGTGGAGACAAAACTATAGTGATGTATGCAGTTGTTGGGAATGCTAAAGTTTTAAAATTCTCCAATAATCTACCTTGCACAAGCGAAAATTCCCAATATACATATCTATAGCgttggagggggagaagaaagagagATTAATACCTGTAATATGTCTTGCTAATGAAGTGGTGATGATGTCTTCTTCCTTGAGCGCAACTGCACGCACCCCTGCTGGAGCTAGTGGCTACCGGTACAGCACCCACCCAGACCTCAGCACGTGTGCCGTCCTTATCCAAATATCGCCCTTGTGCCCACACCGGCGCTACTCCGCTCTTGCCTGGCCCCTGCTCACGCACGCTCGCCGCGCGCACAGGGCACTGCCTCGCGGCCGTGCGGTCGTTCAGCGGCCGGATTGGCGCGAGCTCCACACGCCTCCCCAAACACACACGGCTGATTTAGCAGGATTGGCAGCGGTGGCTAGGTGTGGGTGTtcctcggcggcggcggctatTCATGGTGCGGCGGCTGACTTAGGGTTCTAGTCTTGTGAAAAGGTGCAGGTCCTGTGACTAATTTTGCCCGCCAACAATTGTCATGTCGCGCGCTAGAGAAATTGCCCAATGCTTTTTATGCCGACTGACGGTACAATGCTATTGCTGGTTATTGCCGACGAACGAAGCGACGCTATTCACATATAAATATAGCGACGGATATTCTGTTGGAATATAGATATATACCGACTCACCATCTGTGACAATTTGTAGCGACTGACAGTTCGATGGTATACCTCTATTTATAGCGACAGTAGTCCGACGCTAATTTAGTGTTGTGGTATAGTggggggcaatataggaatctctCATTCGAAAAGTCAtcacagcatgatcgacccgacaaCCTCCCTATACCGAGAACTTTCTCATAGTGtggttgcccctttcgggtaaggtagtcctacactacctttcctaattagttagccaaggaggtcccataccaccctcgtgGTATCATTGTTTTCtcgagtggttctccatgttccaattaatacaataatcttatcatgaacaataattaagccAACAATAATGTTAaaagcatgatcataattcagatataatattaatcccaaaactaggtagagcagtAGCAAGACTACCAAATAATTCATCTGTATGCAATGTGTAGGGTGACAAAACAAGGTAACATATTAGGTCCCGTCAATTTAACCTAAGCATGCCATGGTGATTATCAAAAACATAAACATTATTAGGCCAAAgaatgtgatcaaggacacaacttgccttttacTTGCGATTCCAGGTACTTCCCCAAGTTTGGGCTTCGGGTTCCTCATGATCTCGCTTCTACTCATAGCAATATATACAAATAAGCAAATAATGGATACAATAACATTACATCAAAACATAGGAACAAAATGTGTATTCATATTCTATGTGTCCATACCAGATCTAAGGTttaagaaccactaaaatcaaagGTAaatggaggagttatgaattaatTAAGCTTTTTGGGATTATTTTTGTACTAGAAATTGATTTTCGGAATTAATTTATATAAATTCAAAAATCATGGGACTGTGGGTTCTAAATTTTCAAAGCTCAGGGTCTATCTTGCAAGAATTCGGACCTAGTTGTAACATTCTCTGCATAAGGAAGGATGGTGGGTAGATTCAATAAGAGTAGAGGGTCTCTTTATAAAGATTGGCTCAGCGGGATAGGCGGGGACGACCTGGACCAACCTGATCAGATTCGACGATTGTGGTGTAGGGCGCAAAGGGGTATCAGCTAATTTAATCATGATCTCTCTTCCCCAAATCAACGATCAAGATTACAAACCGAAAAGGATACTCTAGAGATCTAATCCTAGTCTCATGCTCAACGATCAATGTCTCATATCCTACCAACTCCTTCTTCTATCGCTGACCAAACACGGTGGTGCCTGCGCTCTCAATGCGGTGGCGGCCATCACCGGCACCCGCACCCTAGCGCCCTGATGCCCGAACTCTACTGCGAATGAGTGCTACATGAAGCAGATAATAAATCGAAATGAAAGGAAAGGGTCTCACCAACAGCGAGGGTAGCGATGAAGTTGTCCACGATGCACAGAAGTTCCACGGTGGTGCCGTCGCTACGGTGAGAAAACTGGCCAGCACAGAAGGCCTCTGCAGCCATAAGCTCCCACCTACACAATCCACACGTGCTAGAGCATCCCCTTGACCTCTTCCTAGCCTCTAAGCGGCGACCTGGGTGACTTGCGATGTCAGtggcctttctctctctctctctctctctctctcgactaTCACCATGGAGGCACCACCCAATCAACACACCGGCGACATTTGATTTGGGGATCAGCGAGGGGTTGCGGAGCCCAAGCTTTATAGCCCCTTCCCTGGCTGAATCACCAACCCGGCGAAGATGTAACAGACTCCAGCTAGTGATTTGCTCGGTGGTTACGAGAGAGGGGGAGAAGAAGCATCTGGACAACAGGGCCCACTTCTCAGTGATAGCCAGGAGACAAGGGTGTGTGGTGGTGGGCTGACCAGGTGACCCCACCCGACAGCGACAGAGATACGTGTGCGAGACAGCCATGGGTCGGACGGGCCGACACCTCTGTGCACCGCAGCAATCGAGCGTCCACACGCGCACGCGGCGAGATTCCTTGATAGGGTGGCCCCACatgtgtgatatcctggcccaaggcttaatagaattaatagagtattcatatcaacaaggtgcatcttcttttttagaagcctatctcgaaagaacctccaagttaagtcatgttggtctgtggggacgatatatgatccaagagagctgccaggagtaagtaccgctggtccagggattggacggggtgttacaacatGACGGTGCTTGTACTGCTGTGTCGGGCAAGCGGTTAGCTAGGCTGAGGAGAAGGGTTTTGGCCCAACATGTTTtccttctttttttctttttctcttcttttctattttccattTCTGTTTTATGTTTtaaatattcaaattcaaatttgatttTCAAATTTAAATATGAATGCAACAATACAGGAAACCAAGCATGAGATGTGTAATTATGTATTCTATTTATTAATTGTTCCTTTAACCATTTAAGTAAACAATCCAAATATGTAAATTATTCATTTTAAAGAAATCATTATTTTGATTATGTAgtttaaaagttcattcaaaattcAATATTTATTACTAAAAAGGTAATGCATATCTTTGTTAAGAGTTACCTTAGCTTTGAATATTTTAAAGGTGTGTTTCTAATTATATATAGCTCAtgaagaaaataatctactctaaCAAATCAATCAGAAAGTCCTGCTTTTATTTCCTTTTGAGATTCTAATTAAATTCTAGTTTCGAAATTTCAAATCTAAGTTTTGAACTGTCAAACTTTTAATATTTTCATTTATTTACTTTAGAGAGGTAAACTTTATGAAAGCAATCATTATTAGAAGACATTTGCTCTCAGCTCTTTTTGAAGAATTCTCTAAATCCTCAAAGtgtgattttgggtgttacaaattccccccttaaaaataatctcatcctcgagattagtaagaaagggaTGTAGAAAGTTTTAGATTTTAATTGGTTCAAAAATCTAAAGTTTTTTTGTTCAAGTCTTTAACACAAATTAGCAGatgattaggaaagcatgggtatctTTCATGTATGGCCATCTATTAGGTAGGACTCTATATGGCTACGTCAATGATAGGTTGTGGTGAGAAAGGTTAGGGTAAGAAAAGCTTTAAACTAGATGATGGATCTTGACTCATTTGAAGATCTGGATTAACTCTTttcttccttgacgaggttgatctctTCCTCCTTTAGTCTTGGTGTTACCATCTGAGTTATGGACCTATAGTTATGATAGTTGGGGTACATGGGGTGGGTAGGCCAAACAGGGTTTACTTTGCTTTAAGGTTGGGATAGGTGGATTTAGGCAACCTATTAggtaggttaggttgttgttcATGGTCGAGTTGATCTAAGCCACCAATTTTAGGGTTAAGTGAACTTAAGTTAAAACATGTTTAGAGGAGTAGGGTATAATCTATTTCATtagtattaactaacttgttaAGTAAGTCACATTATCTTAAATCGACTTAAGGTCAGATTtggttaggttagattaatctatTAGGTTAGGACTCCTATTACTTAGGTACAATTCGGttataggattccaaggtgtgaaatcctcttTTGGCTTTAAGAAAGAAAAGgtgagagtaatcagagtaaataaTAAAGGATGAGAAATGATTAAGGgatgtttagaaagaatcagagtagaattggaaagtaggtaagggtttgtccaggtctatctaggttacgtcacacagtcaacattgctctgataccacttctgtcacacataGAGTTAAGGGCTACCCCGGGTGCGTCTCAaatatgtgctaggatcaagtctcacacacatatgatgactcaggaTACAGAaaacaatgtcacatctttattatataatagaagTTATGTATAAAATAGCTAAATACATTACACCATATGCCGACAATGATCCTCCACCGTCAtactgactgggagacgacgacctagacctctccgaacatcgtagcatccttcatgctcctcatcttgcggtacctgttcttgactgtcacacctgggtttcaggggtccaaaactcgggcgcgaaataatcaccatgtgtgctgggaccaagtctcacacatatgatgaatagtggtacagaaacaaatgtcacatatttactattgttggggacttgttctcaaatgctatgagttaagaacaaggcaacacaaaatgttaatggtcaaagtccttcgttcttcgaagcattatctcccttaggatataatgatcttcagacgaaggtcatgaaggacgtaccttcatcatcacagagtatattaatggaagtagaagcatatgaaacatgagaaataacatgaataatcatataacaccaTTAACAtttctttattatattatcattaatgaacatggacaatattgaattacatttgtaccttcggcttgatagaaggtgaaagtccaagcgtgacgcacaagtgaatacaagtcagcgtgaactgtaacgggggtactgttcatctatttataggcacagggcgcatcctatgtaaaattacattcatgccctttatgtttactattgattaaggacaatctatcgaggactagatatcattttcctctttaagtcggttcctttttctgctgatgagccaaagcttccttgcgcgtagcttcggaactggttcaaccttcgtcccgaccatgcttttcatattgtgtacaacttcattccgagtccgaaggttcctgtacatatatcatacttgggaaacattgttaatcatgtttctgAGGACCTTcgcaagacgaaggcccccaacagtagcccctcgcagtaataatttgttataacaacaaatttagactgtgacgtgaacggaggccttaagccgaaggtccaaaaaaacaccttcccttcgctagaatagcgacagACAATGACAGACGGGGTCCGCCAAGCTGCAaagcgctaggcgtataaataggaacccacaccggcagcatttgatacgccatttctgccATTTGTGTTTTtatctcaaacttttagctcttgttcACTAGCTTTTGTctgattttcaagctttttgagCTTTGGTTTAAAGAcatgttttcaccatgtctgaggagaagaagatgtctgaggagaagaagatgactgagggGACGAAGATAACTGAGGACACAAAGCTATTTGAAGAGAAAAAAGTTGTGGATCCTTTCATCGCTGGGTTTTTCGAatccatggcaaaaacaaacacagaaaaATTACAAGAGAAATACTGGCGGATCTATCTGAAGACTCCAACGACAATGATGAGTATGATGCACAAAGTGGAGACAAAGATTCTAAAGATCGGTCGTGGtgaccaagccataccatcttcggaaaatcgactatcaaacaAGTCATGTTGATGCTATGAGAGGGAGATACTTCCGCGACAtgactattgtgagggttggaggagacaacgATGCTCCTACTCCTGAAGTAAATGAGGTggttatttaccgaagctttttgaaagcaggGCTTCGGTCCCCGTTGAGCAGATTCTTGGTTGAAGTACTGAAGACGtttcagatctttcttcatcaacttacccctgaagctataatcaggatgggTTTGTTTATTTGGGATGTGAGAAGCCAAGGATTGGAACCAAGCGCAAGgtgtttttgcagcatgcatgaacttttgtacgagacgaaggctatcggcaaggagcagtatcacaacaacttcggttgttacggattCATTGCTCGATCCAATGCAAGCCATCCAGTtcctacatttcgaaaaagatggcctggggtctggatggaagaatggtcttATGTCAAGAATGATCAGATTGAAAGAGAGGACATTAAGGAAATCATccaacgccccatctggtctcgtttCGGCCTTCAGAGGCCGAAGGTGACAATCGATCAGAATGACAAAGCATGCCAAAAGGCTTTTAGCAAcgtttgtgccttcattggcacaagggatatagttcaagagcacatagcatacagaatatggccacttgtagaaaactgGGATATGTCGAAGGATACTACCGCCGAGTCAACTGAAGGTGGGTTGGTCtgattgaagtataccttcagattcagagaccggtttgatgagccaaatgatgattggctaaaaagtattgaggctaTCAGCGCcgagctacttggagcatataGCAGAgtcgaagatgatgccttgtccgcagctttcggggggccgggggaagaaaagattaaacaaagtatttgatgccatcggcttcgtataccctgattatcactacccactgcgaaggcaagagaagaaaagaaaagttaTCGCTTTAGCCGCCActgctgtgccgaagggcaagaagatgaaAGTCCTGACCCACCGGCCGCGATACATTGAACCGACcgtggtgcctgaatttggcgaaggaaCCTCTTCAACTGCCGAAGTAAAACAAGCTGCTCCGACTGCGCAGAGCGCCGAAGAGCCaattgtagtgccgaaggtgcctacagtcgggcctACCGAAGCAAAAGATGGTGCGGACGAAGAGCCGatagtggaaaaggtattgaaactgccagaaattctgagcccatCAGCAGGGGCAGAATTGCCAAAGGTAC
It encodes:
- the LOC118473306 gene encoding uncharacterized protein isoform X1 codes for the protein MIWNLHGEASSSVNHGNYDDAEVIEEPNEDDDISGLLRDLAAGLDDKGDFEDNSSIIGCCDELAAIEKLVGENRKELYPNCKKYTQLRFLVRLLHIKLLGGWTDRSMNLLLDLLNDALPKGSTLPKSFYEAKKLVKSVGIGYNSIHSCENDCILYSKDNAKLNSCPKCKVSRWKSIRKSLDGKHIYKVPRKVLRYIPITRMLQRPFMTPKVAGLARWHDEHRIKDGLLRHPADSPLWRDFDRKHPEFAADSRNIRLAFATDGFNPFRSMNVSYSVWPGICIPYNFPPSMCMKQSNFILSLLIPGRNSPGSDMDVYYQPLVDDLLYMFVNGVRTYDASKGEFFQLRAAVIWTITDFPGLGYASGSVTSGEAACPDCHYYTSSLRLGNGSKTCYMDHRRFLDENHPFRFDVDKFGCTEFRAAPTPLSGEEILECTKHLNPIFGKDPSGKKPTSKRRKKGEPLVIFKRRSIWFVLPYWKDLMLRHNFDFMHIGKNVSESLINTFMGTDGKSKDNLNSRLDLQALGIRSDLHPIKVEDQFYLPPAPYSMSPDERKLFCQVLKGVKFPEGYASDIRHNVHVNERKIFGLKSHENHIILQDLLPLALRKILPEIVSAGVIRISNFFKKLSSPVIRISDMEKLEANIAETLSFLETVFVPSFFDIMVHLMVHLPTQARIAGPVHFRSMWPIERYLMRLKGSVHTKSHCEGSIMEWSMFTECLTFCARYLHGETQLNHQVRYEYDEDCTTTPFFHTIGQGLAGKCLVNLDHKTWLQAHRYVLFNYDNITPYLDKHAHYLSSIGHRNKRDINRLQHESFHEWFRLHVSIRIILTKCLLRLFCTHINSGISIP